Proteins from one Fragaria vesca subsp. vesca linkage group LG6, FraVesHawaii_1.0, whole genome shotgun sequence genomic window:
- the LOC101293221 gene encoding uncharacterized protein LOC101293221, with translation MAIGDFNSVLGAHEKSGGPPPSRISCLEFQNMSDACDFVHLDTVGARFTWTNGCGTRVHVELRLDRFLCSTSWFEAWPYSSCIALPRVVYDHTPLIFSASKLSPCGPKPFRFQSMWLNHPTFRDTIATCWTSSKFWGWPMYVIVQKLKALKSCLRNWNKMVFGDVHQNVNKAREALSAIQQDIAIHGMTDQKFEDEVDAKFRVLNAVKMQESYWKDRARVKWLTDGDRSTSFFHAYAKVRSASARMFSIHDGERILFEPSDIVAHVVGFYQNLYSSSSTPRNLDEVCSVIPSLVTNAENDWLTVIPSTEEIKNAVFAMDASSAPGPDGFPGCFYQSCWDIVGSDVVACVRQFFMQNWLLPNINCNFLVLLPKVQDAHEITQFRPITLANFLFKIILKILASRLGPIAARIISPEQGAFIPGRRITSCIGTVSECFNLLDRKAYGGNVGIKVDIAKAFDTLH, from the coding sequence ATGGCAATTGGTGACTTTAATTCTGTGTTGGGAGCTCATGAGAAGTCAGGGGGTCCTCCTCCATCTCGTATTTCTTGCTTGGAGTTCCAGAATATGTCAGATGCTTGTGATTTTGTCCATTTAGACACTGTAGGTGCCCGTTTTACTTGGACAAATGGTTGTGGAACTAGGGTGCATGTGGAGCTTCGATTAGACAGATTCCTTTGTAGTACTAGTTGGTTTGAAGCATGGCCTTATTCTAGTTGTATTGCCCTGCCTCGGGTAGTCTATGATCACACTCCTTTAATTTTCTCTGCTTCAAAGCTCTCCCCATGTGGTCCAAAGCCTTTTCGGTTTCAGTCCATGTGGTTGAATCACCCTACTTTTCGTGACACAATAGCTACATGTTGGACTTCTAGTAAGTTTTGGGGCTGGCCGATGTATGTCATTGTGCAAAAATTGAAGGCCTTGAAATCTTGCTTGCGAAATTGGAATAAAATGGTATTTGGGGATGTCCATCAGAATGTTAATAAGGCTCGTGAAGCTTTATCTGCAATTCAGCAGGACATTGCTATTCATGGTATGACTGACCAAAAATTTGAAGACGAGGTTGATGCAAAATTTCGTGTTTTGAATGCGGTCAAGATGCAAGAAAGCTATTGGAAGGATAGAGCTCGAGTAAAATGGCTCACGGATGGGGATCGTAGTACTTCATTTTTCCATGCCTATGCCAAGGTTCGTTCTGCTAGTGCCCGTATGTTTTCAATTCATGATGGAGAAAGGATTCTTTTTGAACCCTCAGATATTGTAGCTCATGTAGTGGGGTTTTATCAAAATCTTTATTCTTCCTCCTCTACTCCAAGGAATCTAGATGAGGTATGCTCTGTTATTCCTTCTTTGGTCACCAATGCAGAAAATGATTGGCTTACAGTAATCCCTTCTACTGAAGAAATCAAAAATGCTGTCTTTGCTATGGATGCTTCCAGTGCACCTGGCCCCGATGGATTTCCAGGTTGTTTTTATCAATCTTGTTGGGATATTGTCGGTTCAGATGTTGTTGCATGTGTAAGGCAATTTTTTATGCAAAATTGGCTGCTTCCTAACATAAATTGCAACTTCTTGGTTCTTCTTCCAAAAGTTCAGGATGCCCATGAAATTACTCAATTTCGGCCGATTACCTTAGCCAACTTTCTTTTCAAGATAATTCTAAAGATCTTGGCTTCTCGTTTGGGACCAATTGCTGCTCGTATAATATCTCCAGAGCAAGGTGCTTTTATTCCAGGTAGGCGGATTACTAGTTGCATTGGCACAGTGTCTGAATGCTTTAATCTCCTTGATCGCAAGGCCTACGGTGGTAATGTGGGGATCAAAGTGGATATTGCTAAAGCATTTGATACGCTGCATTGA
- the LOC101312746 gene encoding GDSL esterase/lipase 1-like, whose product MASLGYPAYCVLLLVTVLSFSPDSCFCAAHHQSKPQHKAALFVFGDSLFDSGNNQYLNGSSGMGAGPTRLPYGETYFKHATGRVSDGRIVPDFIAQFAKLPMPPPYLQPGAHNFTDGVNFASAGAGVLPGTFPGAIDFPTQLSYFKAMEKSLSQRLGAKETKKLLGRAVYLFSIGGNDYFSYASKNPKALQIYKRQYVAMVIRNMTSVLKEIYDLGGRKIAFQNVGPLGCVPATKAMNPALGSKCSEEPLTLARLHNRVLFSNFKKLEKSLPGFKFSIFDYYNALGDRINNPSKYGFKDGKAACCGSGAYRGSNCGGGKNGTAYKLCSNPNEYVWFDGAHTTESANHQLAQLIWNGPQNFTGPYTVKQLFELA is encoded by the exons ATGGCAAGTCTTGGTTACCCTGCTTACTGTGTTTTACTACTTGTAACTGTTCTTAGTTTCAGCCCAGATAGTTGCTTCTGTGCTGCTCATCACCAATCCAAACCACAACACAAGGCGGCCTTGTTTGTGTTTGGAGACTCACTTTTTGATTCTGGGAACAACCAATACCTCAATGGGAGTAGCGGCATGGGAGCAGGACCAACTAGGCTGCCGTACGGTGAAACCTACTTCAAGCACGCCACCGGTAGAGTTTCCGATGGTCGCATTGTACCCGATTTTATTG CTCAGTTTGCAAAGCTTCCTATGCCACCACCATATCTGCAACCTGGTGCGCATAACTTTACAGATGGGGTCAATTTTGCTTCTGCTGGAGCTGGTGTTCTTCCCGGAACTTTCCCCGGAGCG ATAGACTTCCCAACTCAATTGAGCTACTTTAAGGCCATGGAGAAGTCACTGAGCCAGAGACTGGGTGCTAAGGAAACCAAGAAGTTGCTGGGCAGAGCTGTGTATTTGTTCAGCATTGGAGGAAATGACTACTTCAGCTACGCTTCTAAAAACCCTAAAGCTCTACAGATCTACAAGAGACAGTATGTAGCAATGGTGATCAGAAACATGACCAGTGTGCTCAAA GAAATCTATGATTTAGGAGGAAGGAAAATTGCATTTCAGAATGTAGGACCTCTGGGATGCGTACCGGCAACAAAGGCAATGAATCCTGCACTTGGTAGTAAGTGTTCTGAAGAACCATTAACACTAGCCAGACTCCACAACCGAGTTCTATTCAGTAATTTCAAGAAGTTAGAGAAGAGCTTACCCGGATTCAAATTCTCAATATTTGACTACTACAATGCACTTGGGGACAGAATCAACAACCCTTCAAAATATG GTTTCAAGGATGGAAAGGCTGCTTGTTGTGGAAGTGGAGCATACAGGGGGTCTAATTGTGGTGGTGGAAAGAATGGGACAGCATATAAACTGTGCAGCAATCCTAATGAGTACGTGTGGTTTGATGGAGCTCATACAACCGAAAGTGCCAACCACCAGCTAGCTCAACTTATATGGAATGGACCACAAAATTTCACAGGGCCTTACACTGTGAAACAACTATTTGAGCTTGCTTGA